The Pseudofrankia inefficax genome window below encodes:
- a CDS encoding glycosyltransferase yields the protein MRVLTVVMMADARRGGGLAERAYQLTRAYARAGGPEVSTELLTLDLDLTDARIAPLAPATLTPMPCANRRFYLPARPGQVAERVAAADVVHLLGHWTALGALGFRAARRHGVPWVVSPCGSLPVAGRSRAAKRAYNVAVGTRIVRDAAAAIAVTADEAADFARYGRDPAAVRVIPNGVAAADHDRDAGGAFLRRHGLAGRRYVLFLGRLNRIKGVDLLIEAFAAAGAAADGWLLVLAGPDEGLAAELRAQASALGVAAAVRFVGVVAGAERTEALRAASLLVVPSRREAMSIVALEAGVNSTPVLITDVCGFDEVARCRGGLVVEATAPALAAGLRQLLARPDALAEHGTRLRALVLAEFTWERAAARHLEVFADVVPAVSAGTELAGRGTRGCE from the coding sequence GTGCGGGTGCTGACGGTGGTGATGATGGCCGACGCCCGCCGTGGTGGCGGCCTGGCCGAGCGGGCCTACCAGCTGACCCGCGCCTACGCGCGCGCCGGGGGGCCCGAGGTGAGCACCGAGTTGCTCACTCTCGATCTCGACCTGACCGACGCCCGGATCGCACCGCTGGCTCCCGCCACGCTGACCCCCATGCCCTGCGCGAACCGCCGTTTCTATCTGCCCGCGCGGCCAGGCCAGGTGGCCGAGCGGGTCGCCGCCGCCGACGTCGTGCATCTGCTGGGGCACTGGACCGCACTGGGTGCCCTCGGTTTCCGCGCCGCCCGCCGCCACGGCGTCCCGTGGGTGGTCTCGCCGTGCGGCTCGCTACCGGTCGCCGGCCGTAGCCGCGCCGCGAAGCGCGCCTACAACGTGGCCGTCGGTACCCGGATCGTGCGCGACGCGGCGGCGGCGATCGCCGTCACCGCCGACGAGGCGGCAGACTTCGCGCGGTACGGCCGCGATCCGGCCGCCGTGCGGGTGATCCCCAACGGGGTAGCCGCGGCGGACCACGACCGGGACGCGGGCGGGGCGTTTCTGCGCCGGCACGGCCTCGCCGGCCGCCGCTACGTGCTCTTCCTCGGTCGGCTCAACCGGATCAAGGGCGTCGACCTGTTGATCGAGGCGTTCGCCGCCGCAGGAGCGGCCGCCGACGGCTGGCTGCTGGTTCTCGCCGGGCCGGACGAAGGACTCGCCGCCGAGTTGCGCGCCCAGGCCTCGGCGCTCGGAGTGGCGGCCGCGGTCCGGTTCGTCGGCGTCGTCGCCGGCGCCGAGCGCACCGAGGCGCTGCGGGCGGCGTCGCTGCTTGTCGTGCCGTCGCGGCGGGAGGCGATGTCGATCGTCGCTCTGGAGGCCGGGGTGAACAGCACCCCCGTGCTCATCACTGATGTCTGCGGGTTCGACGAGGTGGCGCGATGCCGGGGCGGGCTGGTGGTGGAAGCGACGGCGCCCGCCCTGGCTGCCGGGCTGCGCCAGTTGCTCGCCCGCCCCGACGCTCTGGCCGAGCACGGCACGCGGCTGCGCGCGCTGGTGCTCGCCGAGTTCACCTGGGAGCGCGCCGCCGCCCGCCACCTCGAGGTGTTCGCCGACGTGGTGCCGGCCGTCAGTGCCGGGACCGAGCTTGCGGGAAGGGGAACACGCGGGTGCGAGTGA
- a CDS encoding acyltransferase: MRRTPPFPASRPGADRTTEDAETDDLVAVYAHAVRRARRGAARVASWMRILLLRMTQPGVRIGFDSFLGPRCVILCAPRGKLTIRGSVLVRDVHLEVEDGALLDLGADFVGPHCVLVARRQVVIGAGSLLAEMCVVRDQDHVVTPGTPGSAMVFAASPVTLGRDVWLGAKATILRGVTVGDGAVVGAGAVVTSDVAAGARVAGVPAVPLRSSRAGGIAGEVAGGGDLDVPATAGRGRVPAPRPTPQAR; encoded by the coding sequence GTGCGCCGAACCCCGCCGTTCCCCGCCTCGAGGCCGGGCGCGGACAGGACCACGGAAGACGCGGAGACCGACGACCTCGTGGCCGTCTACGCGCATGCTGTGCGGCGAGCACGGCGCGGCGCGGCGCGGGTCGCCTCCTGGATGAGGATCCTCTTGCTGCGGATGACACAGCCGGGGGTCCGGATAGGGTTCGATTCCTTCCTCGGGCCACGCTGCGTGATTCTCTGCGCCCCGCGCGGGAAGCTGACCATTCGGGGATCCGTCCTCGTCCGCGACGTCCATCTGGAGGTCGAGGACGGAGCGCTCCTGGACCTCGGCGCAGACTTCGTCGGTCCCCACTGCGTGCTGGTCGCCCGCCGGCAGGTGGTGATAGGCGCCGGCAGCCTGCTGGCCGAGATGTGTGTGGTCCGCGACCAGGACCACGTGGTCACACCGGGAACCCCGGGCTCCGCGATGGTGTTCGCCGCGTCGCCCGTGACGCTCGGCCGGGACGTGTGGCTGGGGGCCAAGGCCACGATTCTGCGGGGTGTCACCGTCGGTGACGGCGCCGTCGTCGGGGCGGGTGCGGTCGTGACCTCCGACGTGGCCGCCGGCGCCAGGGTCGCGGGTGTGCCGGCGGTGCCGTTGCGGTCCTCCCGTGCCGGCGGGATCGCCGGCGAGGTCGCCGGCGGCGGCGACCTCGACGTCCCGGCCACGGCTGGCCGGGGCCGTGTCCCCGCGCCACGCCCCACACCACAGGCGCGCTAG
- a CDS encoding NAD-dependent epimerase/dehydratase family protein, with product MDKPTEYLARPVAARATAPVAASAPRPRGDAAGSTVVLTGGGGFIGGHVRAALAGREVVLLGRRRPAALGSHERWARVDLAAGTPGALVTRSIEALDVPAGTALCHLAHDVGDPKQAVTMSLNLLAAVNTCPQITRVALVSTVSVYGPSHRGLVDETTACRPRSAYARSKLAAERPWLTALRADCELMVLRMGSVISARRPASYQPIFDALRRPLRAAALGSLRQGTPVSYVTAGNAAAAIQFALDTPQVARRATFNVVDDLGGANAALARANVNYAAMQDTVRALAGLPALWRFPLPVAAVDGAARVLRRPRPGQWYSSAALRAAGFCAPYTLADEIARIVDGHLPDRARAGSVEPGGDAPCGC from the coding sequence GTGGACAAGCCCACGGAGTATCTCGCCCGGCCGGTCGCCGCACGGGCGACAGCGCCGGTCGCGGCATCGGCGCCCAGGCCCCGGGGTGATGCGGCTGGCTCGACGGTGGTGCTCACCGGCGGCGGGGGGTTCATCGGCGGCCACGTACGCGCGGCGCTCGCCGGCCGCGAGGTGGTGCTGCTCGGCCGTCGCAGGCCGGCGGCGCTCGGGTCTCACGAGCGCTGGGCCAGGGTGGATCTCGCCGCCGGGACGCCGGGAGCGCTGGTCACCCGCAGCATCGAGGCCCTGGACGTGCCGGCGGGAACGGCGCTCTGCCACCTGGCCCACGACGTCGGTGACCCGAAGCAGGCGGTGACGATGTCGCTCAACCTGCTGGCCGCGGTCAACACCTGCCCGCAGATCACGCGGGTCGCGCTGGTCAGCACGGTCTCGGTGTACGGACCGAGCCACCGTGGCCTGGTCGACGAGACCACGGCCTGCCGGCCACGCTCGGCCTACGCCCGGTCCAAGCTCGCCGCGGAGCGACCGTGGCTGACAGCGCTGCGTGCCGACTGCGAGCTGATGGTGTTGCGGATGGGCTCGGTGATCTCCGCCCGGCGGCCGGCTTCCTACCAACCGATCTTTGACGCACTGCGCAGACCGCTCAGGGCGGCCGCGCTCGGCTCGCTCCGCCAGGGCACCCCCGTGTCCTACGTGACGGCGGGCAACGCCGCGGCCGCCATCCAGTTCGCGCTCGACACCCCGCAGGTCGCGCGCCGGGCGACGTTCAACGTCGTCGACGATCTGGGCGGCGCGAACGCGGCGCTGGCGCGGGCGAACGTGAACTACGCGGCCATGCAGGACACCGTCCGGGCGCTTGCGGGCTTGCCCGCGCTGTGGCGGTTTCCCTTGCCGGTGGCGGCCGTCGACGGCGCGGCCCGGGTTCTTCGCCGTCCTCGGCCGGGGCAGTGGTACAGCTCCGCGGCGCTGCGGGCCGCTGGGTTCTGCGCCCCGTACACGCTGGCCGACGAGATCGCCCGGATCGTCGACGGCCACCTCCCGGACCGGGCCCGCGCCGGGAGCGTCGAGCCTGGGGGTGACGCGCCGTGCGGGTGCTGA
- a CDS encoding glycosyltransferase family 2 protein: MSLRTSSPPEVDGRERSPGTADATDPPVVDHAVDARDPLARGLRTTAVIVHWGPAEPTVELASRLADMSAVTDVVVVANDGSPRPGDLPAAAGWLVPTANLGFAGGFRFGADARQDTDVYLLLNNDVLLPEQTVAACLTLISRDGVGIVGPTLLNADGIHPGADRLTPVFTVSRRRRRGRPEPADVAFVTGAILFVRAECHRQVPMDTRYFLYYEETDLARRAAAAGWRVMVSPYQAWHTGGGTVPGNAYAYYTVRNRLWFARVHGQPWRARAAALWLTFFALPRYLASDLAHGRGLSLWRSYGRGLIDGVGPLPPVDSPLPDEPRPTHWAQAAV; the protein is encoded by the coding sequence ATGAGCCTGCGGACGAGCTCCCCGCCCGAGGTCGACGGCCGCGAGCGCTCCCCGGGTACGGCGGACGCGACGGATCCGCCGGTCGTCGACCACGCGGTCGACGCCCGCGACCCACTCGCGCGCGGGCTGCGGACGACCGCCGTCATCGTGCACTGGGGGCCGGCCGAGCCGACCGTCGAGCTTGCCAGCCGGCTCGCCGACATGTCCGCGGTGACGGACGTGGTCGTCGTCGCCAACGATGGAAGTCCCCGCCCGGGCGATCTGCCGGCCGCCGCCGGCTGGCTCGTCCCCACCGCCAACCTCGGGTTCGCCGGCGGTTTCCGATTCGGCGCTGACGCCCGGCAGGACACCGACGTCTATCTGCTGCTCAACAATGACGTGCTGCTGCCCGAGCAGACCGTCGCGGCCTGCCTCACGCTCATCTCCCGCGACGGCGTCGGCATCGTCGGGCCCACCCTGCTCAACGCGGACGGGATTCACCCCGGAGCGGACCGCCTGACCCCGGTGTTCACGGTGTCGCGCCGTCGTCGCCGCGGGCGCCCAGAGCCGGCGGACGTCGCGTTCGTCACGGGCGCGATCCTCTTCGTGCGAGCCGAGTGCCACCGCCAGGTGCCCATGGACACCCGCTACTTCCTCTACTACGAGGAGACCGACCTGGCCCGCCGCGCCGCCGCCGCCGGCTGGCGGGTCATGGTCAGCCCCTACCAGGCATGGCACACCGGCGGCGGAACCGTCCCCGGCAACGCGTACGCCTACTACACGGTGCGCAACCGCCTCTGGTTCGCGCGCGTCCACGGCCAACCCTGGCGGGCTCGCGCGGCCGCCCTCTGGCTGACGTTCTTCGCGCTACCCCGTTACCTGGCCTCGGACCTGGCGCACGGACGAGGGCTCTCCCTCTGGCGGTCGTATGGACGCGGCCTGATCGACGGCGTCGGACCGCTGCCGCCGGTCGACTCCCCGCTGCCGGACGAGCCCCGTCCGACGCACTGGGCTCAGGCCGCGGTCTGA
- a CDS encoding glycosyltransferase family 4 protein has translation MRVTIVSQYFWPEQFRVNDLAVGLRERGHQVTVLTGQPSYPRREVFPRRRRPGREWYEDVQVVRVPLASRGAGERWRLALNYLTFAASASVFGVPRLPPSDVVLVFQISPVTMVVPALLLRRVHGTPVVLWVQDLWPHTLRAMGVVRSERMLGLLEKAVGAAYQRCARVLGQSEDFLPLLRAAGVPADRLGYLPNWAEDRYRPLPPDPQVRREAALPEGFVAMVAGNLGQAQALETLVDAAERLRALPGGADVHWVVVGDGQRGEWLADEISRRGLGDRVRLLGRRPLEQMPALLAHADVVVTTLRRDPVWALTIPSRVQSFLACGRPVVAAADGTTARVVAAAGGLAVPAQDGAALADAIASVRALAPAERAAMGAAAREYYVTHYERAALLDRVERHLRDAAVRPAAPERIPATRPAAIPDQPQPAHPDRPAETATPGRT, from the coding sequence GTGCGAGTGACGATCGTCAGCCAGTACTTCTGGCCAGAGCAGTTCCGGGTCAACGACCTGGCCGTCGGCCTGCGGGAACGCGGCCACCAGGTGACAGTCCTGACCGGGCAGCCAAGCTACCCACGTCGCGAGGTGTTTCCCCGCCGTCGGCGGCCTGGCCGGGAGTGGTACGAGGACGTCCAGGTGGTGCGGGTGCCGCTGGCCTCCCGCGGTGCCGGCGAGCGATGGCGGCTCGCGCTGAACTACCTGACCTTCGCCGCGAGCGCCAGCGTGTTCGGCGTGCCACGGCTGCCTCCCTCCGACGTCGTGCTCGTCTTCCAGATCTCGCCGGTGACGATGGTGGTGCCGGCGTTGCTGCTGCGCAGGGTCCATGGCACCCCGGTCGTGCTGTGGGTGCAGGACCTGTGGCCACACACGCTGCGCGCGATGGGCGTGGTGCGCTCCGAGCGGATGCTCGGCCTGCTGGAGAAGGCGGTCGGCGCGGCTTACCAGCGCTGCGCGCGGGTGCTCGGTCAGTCCGAGGACTTCCTGCCGCTGCTGCGCGCGGCCGGGGTGCCGGCCGACCGGCTCGGCTACCTGCCGAACTGGGCCGAGGACCGCTACCGCCCGCTGCCACCCGACCCCCAGGTCCGGCGGGAGGCCGCGCTGCCGGAGGGGTTCGTCGCGATGGTCGCGGGCAACCTCGGCCAGGCGCAGGCCCTCGAGACGCTGGTCGACGCCGCCGAGCGGCTGCGCGCCCTGCCAGGCGGCGCCGACGTGCACTGGGTGGTCGTCGGCGACGGCCAGCGCGGGGAGTGGCTGGCGGACGAGATCAGCCGCCGCGGTCTCGGTGACCGGGTGCGCCTGCTGGGCCGTCGTCCGCTCGAGCAGATGCCCGCGTTGCTCGCGCACGCGGATGTGGTGGTCACGACGTTGCGTCGAGACCCGGTGTGGGCGCTGACGATCCCGAGCCGGGTGCAGTCGTTCCTGGCGTGCGGCCGGCCGGTGGTGGCGGCGGCGGACGGGACGACCGCCCGGGTCGTGGCAGCCGCCGGCGGGCTCGCGGTCCCAGCGCAGGACGGGGCGGCGCTCGCCGACGCGATCGCGTCCGTGCGCGCGCTCGCACCCGCCGAGCGCGCGGCCATGGGGGCCGCCGCCCGCGAGTACTACGTGACGCACTACGAGCGGGCCGCACTGCTCGACCGGGTCGAGCGGCACCTACGCGACGCCGCGGTCCGCCCGGCCGCGCCCGAGCGAATCCCGGCTACGCGGCCGGCCGCGATTCCCGACCAGCCACAGCCAGCACATCCAGACCGGCCGGCGGAGACCGCCACGCCAGGGAGGACCTGA